Proteins from a single region of Neodiprion virginianus isolate iyNeoVirg1 chromosome 4, iyNeoVirg1.1, whole genome shotgun sequence:
- the LOC124303842 gene encoding transient receptor potential-gamma protein isoform X2: MTGTFRRSVSTESAGEDEESIAGGIGLAGDQEGEGRRSSGGSFPLRMAAAMRARSGTGGFLRGPPASNPNYDPEAPPQPPLFLQSTMQTANLLEKPEIDKKVKRHSIHGMMEEENVVRPHQEMASLTLDEKKYLLAVERGDIASVRRMLQRAQETDYTNINCVDPLGRSALLMAIDNENLEMVELLIEHRVDTKDALLHAISEEFVEAVEVLLEHEESFHRSGDPHVSSSVSSACRLPSWEALPPDTATFTPDITPLILSAHRDNYEIIKILLDRGATLPMPHDVRCGCDECVTSRMEDSLRHSRSRINAYRALASPSLIALSSKDPILTAFELSWELRRLSFLEHEFKLEYQELRRQCQDFATALLDHTRSSYELEVLLNHDPTGPAFEHGERMHLNRLKLAIKLRQKKFVAHPNVQQLLASIWYEGLPGFRRKNILLQALETMRIGILFPFLSVAYIIAPHSVVGQTMRKPFIKFICHSASYFTFLFMLILASQRIENLLGIGDSSELEKRGEMPSPVEAFIIAWVSGLIWSEVKQLWDVGLEEYVHDMWNVIDFVTNSLYVATLALRIVAYYRVQEEKQKLTDSERLRREEWDAWDPMLISEGLFSAANIFSSLKLVYIFSVNPHLGPLQVSLSRMVMDIMKFFFLYVLVLFAFSCGLNQLLWYYADMEKKRCPSNSSDISSTNSTANSNNNSCVLWRRFANLFETTQTLFWAVFGLVELESFELDGIKVFTRFWGMLMFGTYSVINIVVLLNLLVAMMNHSYQLISDRADTEWKFARSKLWISYFEEGGTVPPPFNIIPAPKSAWYIGQWIYRKLCGHRRAAKKEHMRTIRVKQASERDFRYQTIMRNLVRRYVTVEQRKAEGEGVTEDDVNEIKQDISAFRCELIEILKNSGMNTSTATGAGGGGSFKALSLGAGGKKNRQKERRLMKGFNIAPQPGGSGTLPPVAEFIASLQQAHHEHAHHDLFGSTLSGIFGPGATPKKHPHHTSTNSVPGLTTGPRPPRGTRESSRKRRWGTLIEAAKVGRVSKLIAGRSRSEDSVYSPASDDGSRSDGSSDSKSSLDVTTPDSHAHQHVHSHHHHPHDVHHMFSHGLGPALAALRKKRKKFSASRASTPAMASHTNPVESVMHPITSALALKVTRKQLQRASSVPTRGPETVIPPITPRCHEVTQSQQPSLDAVEMIASHEAQGVIVAAGPLTPSTTEESVIATATGTGTGTPVSLTSVKRNGSATQLQRLPGIEPISGHDVSAGWL, encoded by the exons AGAGCGCGGGGGAGGATGAGGAGAGCATCGCCGGGGGCATCGGCCTGGCAGGCGACCAAGAGGGCGAAGGAAGGAGAAGTAGCGGAGGGTCGTTTCCGCTGAGAATGGCGGCTGCGATGAGGGCGCGTTCCGGTACCGGCGGATTTCTCCGCGGCCCTCCCGCGTCTAACCCGAACTACGACCCAGAGGCTCCACCGCAACCACCCCTATTTTTACAGTCTACGATGCAGACGGCCAATCTACTCGAGAAACCGGAAATCGACAAGAAAGTCAAG AGGCACAGCATACACGGAATGATGGAGGAGGAGAACGTAGTTCGACCTCATCAAGAAATGGCAAGTCTCACTctggacgaaaaaaaatatctactGGCAGTTGAACGTGGTGACATTGCTTCCGTAAGACG AATGCTTCAACGTGCCCAAGAAACCGACTACACGAACATCAACTGCGTGGATCCTCTGGGAAGGTCTGCTCTTTTAATGGCAATCGACAACGAGAACCTGGAAATGGTAGAGCTACTAATAGAGCATCGGGTAGATACCAAAGATGCCTTGCTCCACGCCATCTCAGAAGAATTTGTGGAGGCTGTCGAGGTTCTTCTAGAGCACGAGGAGAGCTTCCACAGGAGTGGAGATCCTCACGTAAGCAGCTCTGTGTCGTCGGCTTGCCGCCTGCCA AGTTGGGAGGCACTTCCTCCCGATACGGCCACCTTCACCCCAGACATCACTCCGTTGATTCTTTCCGCGCACAGAGACAATTACGAAATCATTAAGATCCTGTTAGACAGAGGCGCCACGTTACCGATGCCGCATGACGTTCGCTGTGG GTGTGACGAATGCGTAACATCACGAATGGAAGATTCTCTGAGGCACTCACGGAGCAGAATTAACGCTTACCGGGCTTTGGCATCGCCGTCTTTGATAGCACTTTCTTCCAAGGACCCCATACTTACTGCGTTCGAACTTTCGTGGGAGCTTCGGCGGCTGTCTTTCCTCGAGCACGAATTCAAGCTTGAATACCAG GAACTGAGACGACAGTGCCAGGACTTCGCAACAGCTTTGCTGGATCACACGAGGAGTTCTTACGAACTTGAAGTGCTCTTGAACCATGACCCCACGGGACCAGCCTTTGAGCACGGGGAAAGGATGCACTTGAACCGTCTGAAATTGGCAATAAAGTTGCGTCAAAAAAAG TTCGTTGCACATCCTAACGTGCAGCAGCTGCTTGCATCCATTTGGTACGAGGGACTGCCTGGTTTCCgtcggaaaaatattttgcttcAAGCCTTGGAGACTATGCGGATTGGAATTCTCTTCCCATTTCTCAGCGTGGCTTACATCATAGCACCTCACAGTGTCGTCGGTCAGACTATGAGAAAACCCTTCATCAAGTTCATCTGTCATTCCGCCTCATACTTCACGTTTCTGT tCATGTTGATTCTTGCCAGTCAAAGAATAGAGAATCTACTTGGAATTGGAGATTCTTCAGAGCTAGAGAAAAGAGGAGAAATGCCCTCACCCGTCGAAGC ATTCATCATAGCGTGGGTTTCCGGACTGATATGGTCAGAGGTGAAACAGTTGTGGGACGTCGGTTTGGAGGAGTATGTTCATGACATGTGGAACGTGATAGACTTTGTAACGAACTCCTTATACGTGGCTACTCTCGCGTTAAGGATTGTGGCCTACTACCGAGTGCAGGAAGAAAAGCAAAAACTCACTGACAGTGAGCGTCTCCGTCGGGAAGAATGGGATGCGTGGGATCCTATGTTGATTTCCGAAGGACTCTTTTCGGCtgctaatattttcag CTCGCTGAAGCTTGTTTACATCTTCTCTGTAAACCCTCATCTGGGACCTTTACAAGTATCGCTATCCAGGATGGTGATGGACATCATGAAGTTCTTTTTCCTCTACGTTTTGGTTCTTTTCGCGTTTTCATGTG GCCTCAACCAACTCTTGTGGTACTACGCTGACATGGAGAAGAAACGTTGTCCATCCAATAGCTCTGACATCTCGAGTACCAACAGTACAGCAAATTCCAATAATAATTCTTGCGTTTTGTGGAGAAGATTCGCTAA TCTATTCGAGACAACGCAGACCTTGTTCTGGGCGGTGTTTGGGCTCGTTGAACTCGAGAGTTTTGAGTTGGACGGAATCAAGGTGTTCACAAGGTTCTGGGGAATGCTCATGTTTGGCACCTACTCGGTCATCAACATCGTAGTTCTTCTGAATCTTCTCGTTGCCATGATGAATCACTCCTATCAGCTGATATCC gacCGTGCTGACACTGAGTGGAAATTTGCTCGTAGTAAGCTGTGGATTAGTTACTTTGAAGAAGGTGGTACAGTACCTCCTCCATTCAACATCATTCCAGCACCGAAGAGTGCCTGGTACATCGGTCAGTGGATTTATCGGAAGTTGTGTGGTCACAGACGTGCCGCGAAGAAAGAGCACATGCGGACGATCAGG GTGAAACAGGCATCAGAAAGAGACTTCAGGTATCAAACGATCATGCGTAATCTTGTAAGGCGGTACGTTACGGTTGAACAACGCAAGGCAGAAGGCGAAGGTGTCACTGAGGACGACGTGAACGAGATCAAGCAAGATATTAGTGCCTTCCGATGCGAGCTTATCGAgatcttgaaaaattctggCATGAACACGTCAACAGCGACCGGCGCTGGAGGCG GTGGTAGCTTTAAAGCACTGTCTTTAGGTGCTGGTGGAAAGAAGAACCGACAAAAAGAACGGAGACTGATGAAAGGGTTCAACATCGCCCCTCAACCAGGAGGAAGTGGGACCTTACCACCTGTGGCAGAATTCATAGCCTCCCTTCAGCAAGCACACCACGAACACGCTCACCATGACCTCTTTGGTAGCACCCTCAGTGGGATTTTCGGTCCTGGAGCGACACCAAAGAAACATCCTCATCACACAAGTACTAACAGTGTCCCAGGTCTTACGACAGGTCCAAGACCTCCAAGGGGCACTAGAGAAAGTTCTAGAAAAAGGAGGTGGGGCACCTTAATTGAAGCTGCAAAAGTGGGACGCGTGTCGAAATTGATTG CAGGTCGATCTCGGTCGGAGGATTCAGTTTATTCACCAGCATCGGATGATGGCTCCCGATCTGATGGTTCATCGGACTCCAAGTCATCTCTAGACGTCACGACGCCAGATTCGCATGCTCATCAGCATGTCCATtcccatcatcatcatcctcaCGATGTCCACCATATGTTTTCCCACGGTTTGGGACCAGCTCTAGCAGCACTGCGAAAAAAGCGGAAGAAATTTTCAGCATCTCGTGCTTCAACGCCAGCAATGGCGAGCCATACCAATCCGGTAGAAAGTGTTATGCATCCGATAACCTCCGCCCTAGCATTAAAGGTCACCAGGAAGCAGTTGCAGAGAGCAAGCAGCGTTCCAACGAGAGGACCCGAGACTGTAATACCTCCGATCACACCTCGATGTCACGAGGTTACCCAGAGTCAGCAGCCAAGTTTAGACGCAGTTGAGATGATCGCTAGCCACGAAGCACAGG gAGTTATTGTTGCCGCCGGGCCATTGACGCCATCAACGACGGAGGAAAGTGTCATCGCAACTGCAACTGGAACCGGAACTGGAACTCCAGTTTCATTGACATCGGTAAAGAGAAATGGTTCCGCCACCCAATTGCAACGATTGCCAGGCATTGAGCCCATCTCTGGCCACGATGTGTCTGCGGGATGGCTGTGA